One window of Bos indicus isolate NIAB-ARS_2022 breed Sahiwal x Tharparkar chromosome 18, NIAB-ARS_B.indTharparkar_mat_pri_1.0, whole genome shotgun sequence genomic DNA carries:
- the PRMT7 gene encoding protein arginine N-methyltransferase 7 isoform X3, translating into MPCRANILITELFDTELIGEGALPSYEHAHRHLVQANCEAVPHRATVYAQLVESRRMWSWNKLFPIRVQTSRGERVIIPPLELERCPGAPSVCDIQLNQVSPADFTILSDVLPMFSVDFSKQVSSSAACHSRQFEPLVSGRAQVVLSWWDIEMDPEGKIKCTMAPSWAHSDPEELQWRDHWMQCVYFLPQEEPVVQGLALCLVAYHDDYCVWYSLQKTSPEKNGRVHPVRPVCDCQAHLLWNRPRFGEINDRNRTDQYIQALRTVLKPDSVCLCVSDGSLLSMLAYHLGVEQVFTIENSAASHRLMKKIFKANHLEDKINIIEKRPELLTPADLEGKKVSLLLGEPFFTTSLLPWHNLYFWYVRTAVDQHLGPGAVVMPQAASLHVVVVEFRDLWRIRSPCGDCEGFDVHIMDDMIKRALDFRESKEAEPHPLWEYPCRSLSEPQQILTFDFRQPVPLQPIHAEGTIELRRCGRSHGAVLWMEYHLTADSTVSTGLLKPAEDEGDCCWNPHCKQAVYFFNTTLDPRAPPGSSQTVTYTVEFHPHTGDITMDFTLSDALDTASGDQDQHLDTRLLF; encoded by the exons ATGCCATGCCGTGCCAACATCCTGATCACGGAGCTGTTTGACACGGAACTGATTGGGGAGGGAGCCCTGCCCTCctatgagcatgcacacaggcatctTGTGCAG GCAAATTGTGAAGCAGTGCCTCACAGAGCAACCGTCTATGCACAGCTGGTAGAGTCCAGGAGGATGTGGTCATGGAATAAGCTGTTTCCCATCCGTGTTCAGACCAGCCGTGGAGAGCGGGTCATCATCCCCCCCTTGGAACTGGAGAGGTGCCCTGGCGCGCCCTCTGTCTGCGACATTCAGCTAAACCAGGTGTCGCCCGCTGACTTCACCATCCTCAGCGACGTGCTGCCTATGTTCAG TGTGGACTTCAGCAAGCAAGTCAGTAGCTCAGCAGCCTGCCATAGCAGGCAGTTTGAACCGCTAGTGTCTGGCCGAGCTCAGGTGGTTCTCTCCTGGTGGGACATTGAAATGGACCCTGAGGGGAAGATCAAGTGCACCATGGCCCCCTCCTGGGCACACTCAGACCCAGAGGAGCTCCAG TGGCGGGACCACTGGATGCAGTGTGTGTACTTCCTACCACAGGAGGAGCCTGTTGTCCAGGGCTTAGCCCTCTGCCTGGTAGCCTACCACGACGACTACTGTGTGTGGTATAGCCTTCAGAAGACCAG TCCTGAAAAGAATGGGAGAGTCCACCCAGTGCGCCCCGTGTGTGACTGCCAGGCTCACCTGCTCTGGAACCGACCTCGGTTTGGAGAGATCAATGATCGGAACAGAACTGATCAATACATCCAGGCCCTGAGGACA GTGCTGAAGCCGGACAGTGTCTGCCTGTGCGTCAGTGATGGCAGTCTGCTGTCCATGCTGGCCTATCACCTTGGGGTGGAGCAG GTATTTACAATAGAGAATTCAGCAGCTTCTCATAGACTGATGAAAAAA ATCTTCAAGGCCAACCACTTGGAAGACAAAATTAATATAATAGAGAAACGGCCTGAATTATTAACACCTGCAGACTTGGAGGGTAAAAAG GTTTCTCTCCTGCTGGGTGAGCCGTTCTTCACCACCAGCCTGCTTCCGTGGCACAACTTGTACTTCTGGTATGTGCGGACTGCTGTGGACCAACACCTGGGGCCTGGCGCTGTGGTGATGCCCCAGGCTGCCTCACTGCACGTGGTGGTCGTGGAGTTCAGG GACCTGTGGCGGATCCGGAGCCCCTGTGGTGACTGTGAAGGCTTCGATGTGCACATCATGGATGACATGATTAAG CGTGCCCTGGACTTCAGGGAGAGCAAGGAGGCCGAGCCCCACCCACTGTGGGAGTACCCGTGCCGCAGCCTCTCCGAGCCCCAGCAGATCCTGACCTTTGATTTTCGGCAGCCAGTCCCCCTGCAGCCTATCCATGCTGAGGGCACCATCGAGCTGAGAAG GTGTGGGAGGAGCCACGGAGCTGTCCTGTGGATGGAATACCACCTGACTGCGGACAGCACAGTCAGCACCGGCCTCCTGAAGCCTGCAGAGGACGAG GGGGACTGTTGCTGGAACCCCCATTGTAAGCAGGCCGTGtacttcttcaacaccacactcGACCCCAGAGCACCGCCGGGCAGCTCGCAGACCGTCACCTACACTGTGGAGTTCCACCCCCACACTGGAGACATCACCATGGATTTCACGCTCTCAGATGCGCTGGACA CAGCATCAGGTGACCAAGACCAGCACCTGGACACCAGGCTGCTCTTCTGA